TAAAATGTTAACTCAAGTTGTATGAAAACATCAGTTCAAAATTCATGATATTCCTACAATTTATGTAGAATATACTAAGTGGccatatttatttgaatttttcatgtGAAATTTCAAgctataatatattttaaattattgagtGTTGGAATTTGTGaaaatgatatacatatatattacaatcTCTCTAaattagtcttttaaaataactttctaattattttatattggCCAAACGGGAGTCACATTTGCTGTGTGATATTAATTGAGATAAAGACATTTGGGAAAATAGATAAACCAATTTTGACAACAGCAGATTCTTATATAGTATATAATTGTAAAAAATATTATGACATAAAAGTATACATGGGATTATGAGTCAATATATGCAGAGGTaagtattattaattttatattgctGTGTAGAAgtaggcaagcaggcctgcttttcatcctgcccaactcccgcacagctagctttaaacccgaaataataacacagaaactgtattcttttaaacactgcctggcccattatatctagcctcttctttggctaactctcatatcttgactaacccatttctaataatctgtgtaacaccacaatgtggtgtcttactgggaaagattcagcatgtctgacctggcggttGGATCCAaggcatctgccctggagaggagaggcatggagtctgcctcacttcctcccagcattctgttctgttttctccgcctatctaattttctgtcctatcaaatgggccaaggcagtttcttcattaaccaatgagagtaacacatagacaaatcaTCATTTCCTACATCATTGCTGAAATATCATATCCAAAGATCTGGAAacaacaagaaggaagaaagatgactCAAGGCAATGCATTGCTCCAGGCAGAAATGCAAAGATTAATCCTAAGgttttatcaaaaacaaaattagaagaaaaatagatTCAGTAGGTAAAGAATAAAAATCCTTAGAAATTTTCAGTTAATGGGAAAGAGAAGATATTTAGTTCCATTAATATCCAATATATTATCAATCTCTAAATTGTTAGAGAAGAAAACTATTTTGTGGTTAAATGCCAGTTATTGCACAATCTTTATATAAGTGCATGGATTGTTAGTCATATTTTACCTTTCAACAAGGTATTTAAATAGTGAACAgaggagaatatttttaaattacattcataaaattttattttacttttaattatgtatatgtctgAATATGGACATGTGTATCTGattgcaggtacccacagaggccagagaatgaTTTCAGATCTCCTGGATCTGCACTTTCAGGTGGTTCGAGTATTCCAATAAAGGTGCAGTAATCTGAACTTGagttttctgtaagagcagcactTGACCCTAAACACTGAACCTTCTTTCCAGCCCTCAGTTATATACTGTTAAAAATAGCAAGAtttatgtcatttaaaatttaatcagTACTGATATTTAAAACATGAAGTCTGATAACTGGCATAGAGTATTTTGTGCTATGCAGAAACTCCTAAATTCTCATTTGTTATTGGGGAACATGCCTCAAAGATTTCCAAGATATCTCTTTGGTATTAATTTCTCAAGTATAATGaaattaaatagaattttatgCCAAAAAGAGTTATATTTAGTTCctactgtaaaaacaaaatcaaagcaactTTTCATTATTTGAtgtatgcacattttaaaaacatctgcaTCGTCTGATACAATATCACTAATTAAAAGTTGTTTTCTCACGCAGTATAAATGGGGGTTTTAATGTGCTGGTTACTAAAAATTGGCTAAAATAGTGACATTCTACTTGGAACTCATTGATTACAAACTTGCTTATATCCATCAGGCTGAAGTAACCCCTttattttttcagagaaaaagaagtgtTTAATTTGTTAGCGCTTACCTCAGAATATTCTATTGTTTAGCATATTATTTTGCTGGATATTGTTTTGGCAATTATTGTGTTATTTAGACAAGAAAAAATACCCCAAGAAAATTAGGGTTTAGTAATACAGGGAATGTTGATGAGAAGCTATGCAgtgtagctttattttaaaatgcactaactgggcagtggtggcacatgcctttaatcccagcatttgggaggcagaggcaggtggatctctgtgagttcaaggccagtctggtctacagagtgagttacagaccaggctccaaagctatacagggaaaccctgtctcaaacaaaacaaaacaaccaaaataaaataaaatgaaatggaataaCCACATGTCTGTTTATACATGTTTTCTATCTATTCATTAGTCAGAGGGAAGTCAAATAGCCAAGTACTAGGTTGAGAAAATATGAAACTAAATATGGGACCGTGAGATACAAAGGGGTAAACATCAGCTCACCCACCAGTCTACCACAACATGGAACTCTGAACCATGCCTCCCCAAACATTCTATCATGTAGAGATAAAAGCCAGGTCCTACCCTAAACAACATAACCTGTGACTCATTGTGATGGTTAATAGTGAACACGAACCTTACAGGAGCTATCATCACATAGGAAAAAGCATGGGCACATCTGTGACAGATGGTCTTGGTTGAGTTAACAGAGCGGGAGAGATCCATTTGAAATGGAAAGGCTATACTCAATGGCTGGGGTTCTGGTGATCACTCTCTGCCCCTAGACTGTGGATCAATCTGACAAGCTGCTTCAAGCTTCTGCCACCAGGACTTGTAAGCCATAATTAGATCGTACTCTGGAACACTAAGCCATATTAAAGGCTGACTTGCGTCCATTAAGATGCTTCGTGCAGGcattttcttcacagcaataggataAGAAACTAATATTCCCACGTGTGACTATTTCATGGACATTTACAgcatcatttaaaagaaagaatgtagACCAAGTAGAGATATAGCTTATTGAAATGGATAAAGACTCATCTCTTCCTGGGCTGTTGGATTGATAAGagcaaaaattattaaaagtaatgTTAAGCCTTGTTAAAACTGTTGATAATATAACTGATAAGTGCTATTTATATGGACTTCTTCTGATGTTTATCTGCCTGGGAATGAGAAACACTGAACAGTGCTGATTTGAACTACCTAACTGAAatctattgcttttcttttgctgatGATACCTAGGGTGGCTTGAACAGAAGGACTATTAAAAAGGAAGCTAACGGGACTGCCATTCTGCAGACAAGGGCTGCTTTGGGCATTTTGACAGGTAAGTTGAAGAATGTATATCACAGTTGAAGTCGAGTGGCAGCTGCAGCTCCTGAAGCTATAGCTGAGCGCTAAGTAACTATCTCAAATGGCCATTTACATCCCATGCTTTGCTATGGAAAGCCTCAGGGATCTCTAAGATGACACTGTAGGCTTTTCCATGCAAAAGCGCTCCTGGAGCTGCAAACTGCTCTGCGATCCAGGGCAGGCTGTGTTTAGTGTAAACAGAAATTTTACTCTGAGTGTAAGGTTTGCTGTGATTGGTACAAACTCCCCTTCTCTGATGACACAGACAAGCCTTGTGACTCATGGGTGAGCTAGCTGAAAGACTCCTGGGTTGCCACCCTGGTATTTCAATGTTCAGCCCAGTGAGAGGCTTCCACTCCTTCACGGTGTTCCTTGCTTGCATTTGGTGAATGAACTCAGTTGGTACTGTGAAGAAAGAAGTAGCGGCAACCGGAGCAGGGCAGCAGCAACAACATAGATTGCTGGGGCCTAAAGGTAGCAGTAGCAGCGATTGTGGAACAGTGGGAGAGCCAAGCTACAGAAGGGGAAGAGCAGCTGGCTGCTTTGACAGCTGCCATAGAGGCAGAGCTACTGAGTATGCCGGTGGAGTTCATCAGAATATCCACGGATTGACAAGCAGTGAAAGCATAGCTGTGGGAACCACACTGCCTTGACAGGTGCCAGAGCCAGAGATGAAAAGTCAGCCAAGTGAGCTGAAAACACCTTCAAAAGAGGTGAAACTGGGAGAGCAGCAGCTGCCAGGGACCCAAGCAGAGACACCGAGAAAAAGCTCTGGATTGGGTTTCATGGACGGTGACAGCTGAGGCTATGACTGTAGCAAGCTGATGTCCAGGGCTGAATAATCTCAACATTCGAGGTACACAAAGGAGTTTTAGGAGGTAGGGTTCAAGGTCTTGGTTTCGTAGCTCTGGGTAACAGAGGCAACCTGCAGTTGCTCTTGTTTATCAGCTGCCAGAAATCTCTCAAATGCTAAAGAGCACAAAAGCTGCCAAGTGTTAGCACTTGAagctccttcttcccttccctttctttctattcAAGTAAACATATCAGCTAATTAATTGATAACAATAAgacttttttacatttattgtatGTGCGTGTCATATGACATATGGAGAGGTCAGATAGCAACTTGTTTAGGATGTCTTAGTtcgctttttgttgctgtgataatccacatgaccaaaggcaactttgTAATGaatgggtttattttagcttatagcTGATCTTCCGTcatgaaggaagacaggaaggaaaagcaTGACAGGAAACCATAGAGAAGAACGGAGGCAGGTACTTTGGAGAAATATTGTTTACCGGTTTGCTTACCATGTCTTGTgtagctttcttttctctacaactcaggaccacgtcctcaggggtggcaccaccacTCCACTCCAACATCAGTCATCAATGAAGATGCTCCAAGGACATTTATACAGGCCAATTTGATGAAAGCAACTccccagttgaggttccctcttcccaatggcttcagtttgtgtcaagttgacagaactaAACCAGAATATATGTGTTCTATTCTTCAACAAGAATATATTGGACAATACGAAGTACTAGAATAAGTTTTTTGTTAAATACTTTTGAATAAGTTTTTGTGGGTCAtaggaaaaaacattttaatttagaaaacgTATACATTAAGCTTGCTATAGGAAATATTTGCTCATTTTAAATTATTGCAGTATGTTGACGATAAGACCTAGATGTATCTccttctgttgtggaatattagtttcaggtgtgttacatttgtttgtgctgtggaatatttgtttaatgttatgaaaatgtgatgcattcttttatgttgc
The genomic region above belongs to Microtus ochrogaster isolate Prairie Vole_2 linkage group LG4, MicOch1.0, whole genome shotgun sequence and contains:
- the LOC113457669 gene encoding uncharacterized protein LOC113457669, which encodes METFKWEKYQSEGQKETWFVLSGRLIIKMRCESEWGKLWLLKEFGGPKRKQECRNTLTYYVVHIMYMIYNLMCFIQQGSTSKTFYTIHKECYKLEAKYPQRPENDFRSPGSALSGGSSIPIKGGLNRRTIKKEANGTAILQTRAALGILTGPRPQGWHHHSTPTSVINEDAPRTFIQANLMKATPQLRFPLPNGFSLCQVDRTKPEYMCSILQQEYIGQYEVLE